In one window of Helianthus annuus cultivar XRQ/B chromosome 17, HanXRQr2.0-SUNRISE, whole genome shotgun sequence DNA:
- the LOC110926205 gene encoding protein RIK, whose product MTEDGRSRVSIPEPPSATDSSHTKQRKKRKWDQPAECLVSAGLTVPGVLPLGNMGGYVGPVYPGVAPVSTAGLVNPVTGCYGNLQQVPVAPLMPLHASLLAQKIQPKIQEELIAREIVINDAESSVRYRLTKRQTQEEIQVCTGAIVITRGKYRPPNAPSDGEKSLYLHISAGTHLESTADRIKAVDQAAAMVEEILKQGPLTNGLKVVQPFSTCVFLGFEPDPSLNITARIRGPNDQYVNHIMNETGSKVLLRGRGSGNLTTNVEEQQSLHLFLSSSNPKSLEHAKLLAENLLDTICAECGASRVSSVKVYGAVPPPQKLLAGVPNPTADLETPASSATSTAGYVLPPATSLVTYPGTTPVVSHGTSYNGYGGIYPQATPLQQVALALKQVTSPVTSTVSVSQKIGNTTASTVSEKEKQPAHKRKFQEGPVKTHQESGILNPSEVTSSIPAPKKLVKPASNGMMPPPSPRTMPPPPPRTPAPPPPRFESSVSVTKAVEVKSPSEPDTKSVPETLISLMEYGDEDDDEDEETPEDPVTKGSKSLSASKPFWAV is encoded by the exons ATGACAGAAGACGGTCGATCTAGGGTTTCCATTCCCGAACCTCCATCTGCAACCGATTCATCCCATACAAAACAAAG GAAAAAGAGGAAATGGGATCAGCCTGCTGAGTGTTTGGTTTCAGCTGGATTAACTGTTCCTGGTGTTCTTCCATTGGGTAATATGGGAGGCTATGTCGGGCCCGTGTATCCCGGTGTTGCTCCGGTTTCGACTGCGGGGTTGGTGAATCCTGTTACTGGTTGTTATGGGAATTTGCAGCAGGTTCCTGTGGCGCCGTTGATGCCGCTGCATGCTTCCTTGCTGGCTCAAAAGATTCAA CCGAAGATTCAGGAGGAGTTAATTGCAAGAGAGATTGTAATAAATGATGCAGAATCGTCTGTGCGGTACAGGCTCACGAAACGACAAACACAAGAGGAG ATACAAGTATGCACTGGTGCCATAGTGATAACTAG GGGTAAATATCGGCCACCAAACGCACCATCTGACGGTGAAAAATCGTTATATCTTCACATTTCAGCTGGCACTCAT TTGGAATCAACAGCAGACAGGATAAAAGCAGTCGATCAGGCAGCTGCCATGGTAGAGGAAATCTTGAAGCAGGGTCCTCTAACTAACGGATTAAAG GTGGTTCAACCATTTAGTACATGTGTGTTCTTAGGCTTTGAACCAGACCCCTCGTTGAATATCACCGCTCGTATCCGTGGACCAAAT GATCAGTATGTAAATCACATTATGAATGAAACAGGATCAAAAGTGTTATTAAGAGGGCGTGGTTCAGGAAATTTAACAACAAATGTCGAAG AACAACAGTCCTTACATCTCTTTTTGTCAAGTAGTAATCCTAAAAGCCTCGAACACGCAAAGCTTCTGGCTGAGAATCTTCTAGATACAATATGTGCAGAATGTGGTGCCTCTAG GGTATCGTCGGTTAAGGTTTACGGTGCTGTCCCACCACCACAGAAGTTGTTGGCAGGGGTCCCGAATCCGACTGCTGACTTGGAAACCCCTGCCAGCTCAGCAACATCAACCGCAGGATATGTTCTACCCCCAGCAACTTCTTTGGTTACATACCCTGGCACCACCCCTGTTGTTTCACATGGTACGAGCTATAACGGATATGGGGGAATATATCCACAAGCAACGCCTTTGCAACAAGTTGCCTTGGCGCTTAAACAAGTAACTTCTCCCGTCACTTCTACAGTTTCCGTTAGCCAAAAAATTGGAAACACCACCGCAAGCACCGTTTCTGAGAAGGAAAAACAACCCGCTCACAAGCGCAAGTTTCAGGAAGGGCCCGTTAAAACACATCAG GAATCAGGAATCTTAAACCCGAGTGAAGTGACATCATCAATTCCAGCTCCAAAGAAGCTGGTCAAACCCGCATCCAATGGCATGATGCCGCCACCTTCTCCGAGGACCATGCCCCCGCCTCCACCAAGGACACCGGCCCCACCACCTCCACGATTCGAATCATCGGTTTCCGTCACAAAGGCGGTGGAGGTGAAGAGCCCCTCCGAACCAGACACCAAATCAGTGCCTG AAACGTTAATAAGTCTTATGGAATATGGAGATGAGGATGACGATGAAGATGAAGAGACCCCTGAAGATCCCGTAACAAAAGGTTCGAAGTCATTGTCGGCTTCTAAACCTTTCTGGGCCGTGTGA
- the LOC110926312 gene encoding exocyst complex component EXO70E2: MGSCNPMMEVVEEEKLIAAARLILRELESNKKLSNEAVRILEDLGARLAAMAKIDESKEDEEDGNEELSDMKGRIDSIYDKVMTLEVGQSMIWDSGTDEAKEYLKTVDEVRRLIERLEGLNPSKNSEEHELLRKANDVLQTSMARIEEEFKHMLVHNRQNLERERFSFRSTEDEGLDDSSRFSFGDDSVDDSIQRDSISRGSEVFIMDLVNPNVIPDLKNIANLMFDANYNKECSQAFISVRKDALDDCLYILEVEKTSIEDVLKMEWAALNNKIRRWTKALKVFVRIYLASEKFLCEQIFCQSESMALFCFAESSKASILQLLNFAEAIAVGTHQPEKLLRILDMYEVLVDLTPDIESFYPDENGSYLRAEFQDVLTRVGDCVTATFLDFKNAVGSNVSNAAFPGGGIHHLTRYVMNYIRTLIEYSYSLNTLLKDHGEDQGQDQGSSSSPDTSPAFEDDSVNENSCLSPMGLHFRSLMSILESNLEEKSRLYKEEALGHLFLMNNIHYMAEKVKGSELRTLLGDNWIRKHNWKFQQHAMSYERSTWSSILSLLRDEGLYHSGNSGSISKTLLKDRLQGFYTAFEEIYKSQTGWSIPNNQLCEDLRISMSLKVIQAYRTFVGRHANNISEKYIKYSADDLENYLLDLFEGSPRSLHSFHRK, translated from the coding sequence ATGGGAAGTTGTAACCCCATGATGGAGGTAGTGGAAGAGGAGAAATTGATAGCTGCTGCAAGGCTGATTCTGCGGGAATTGGAGTCTAACAAGAAGTTATCGAATGAAGCGGTTAGGATCTTGGAAGATTTAGGCGCGCGATTGGCAGCGATGGCGAAGATTGATGAAAGTAAAGAAGACGAAGAAGATGGGAATGAGGAATTGAGTGATATGAAGGGGCGGATTGATTCAATATACGATAAGGTTATGACATTGGAAGTTGGTCAATCTATGATATGGGATTCTGGTACCGATGAAGCTAAGGAGTATTTGAAGACGGTCGATGAGGTTAGAAGATTGATCGAGAGATTAGAGGGTTTGAATCCAAGTAAAAacagtgaagaacacgagctttTAAGGAAGGCTAACGATGTTCTTCAGACATCAATGGCGAGAATCGAGGAGGAATTCAAACATATGCTTGTTCATAACAGGCAAAACTTAGAGCGCGAACGGTTTTCCTTTCGGTCTACTGAAGACGAAGGGTTAGACGATAGCTCAAGATTCTCTTTCGGGGATGATTCGGTTGATGATTCGATTCAACGAGATAGTATAAGCCGAGGGTCCGAGGTTTTCATCATGGATTTGGTCAATCCTAATGTTATTCCCGATCTGAAAAATATCGCTAATTTGATGTTTGATGCGAATTATAACAAAGAATGTTCTCAAGCGTTCATTAGTGTCCGTAAAGACGCTTTAGATGATTGCTTATATATTCTTGAAGTAGAAAAAACGAgcattgaagatgtgttgaaaaTGGAATGGGCTGCATTGAATAACAAGATCAGGCGATGGACAAAAGCATTGAAAGTATTCGTACGGATTTATCTTGCAAGTGAGAAGTTTTTGTGTGAGCAGATTTTCTGTCAAAGTGAGTCAATGGCCTTGTTCTGTTTCGCTGAGTCATCAAAAGCGTCAATCTTGCAGCTTCTAAATTTTGCGGAAGCGATCGCGGTTGGGACTCACCAACCTGAAAAATTACTCAGGATTCTCGACATGTATGAAGTGTTAGTAGATCTTACGCCAGATATCGAGTCGTTTTATCCTGACGAAAATGGGTCGTATTTACGAGCCGAATTCCAAGACGTGCTTACGCGTGTTGGTGATTGCGTTACCGCAACATTTCTCGATTTCAAGAACGCGGTGGGGTCGAACGTGTCGAATGCAGCGTTTCCTGGAGGTGGGatacatcatctcactcgttacGTGATGAATTACATTCGTACCCTTATCGAATACAGTTATTCCCTAAATACCCTTTTGAAGGACCATGGTGAAGATCAAGGTCAAGATCAAGGTTCATCGTCTTCACCGGACACAAGTCCCGCGTTCGAAGACGACAGCGTCAATGAAAACTCATGTTTATCTCCAATGGGGTTGCATTTTCGATCACTAATGTCGATTCTCGAATCCAACCTTGAAGAAAAATCAAGATTATACAAAGAAGAAGCATTGGGACACCTTTTCTTGATGAACAATATCCATTACATGGCGGAAAAAGTCAAAGGGTCAGAGCTAAGAACCTTACTCGGCGATAACTGGATTCGAAAACACAACTGGAAGTTTCAACAACACGCGATGAGTTACGAAAGATCCACATGGAGCTCAATTTTGAGCTTACTTAGAGATGAGGGGCTTTATCATTCCGGTAATTCCGGTTCGATCTCGAAGACGCTTCTTAAAGATAGGCTGCAGGGGTTCTACACTGCCTTTGAAGAAATTTACAAAAGTCAAACCGGATGGTCAATACCGAATAATCAACTATGTGAAGATCTCAGGATCTCAATGTCACTCAAGGTGATTCAAGCTTATAGAACTTTTGTTGGCAGGCATGCGAATAATATAAGTGAAAAGTATATCAAGTATAGTGCTGATGATCTTGAGAATTATTTGTTGGATTTGTTTGAGGGTTCTCCAAGATCATTACACAGTTTCCATAGAAAGTGA